Genomic DNA from Ruminococcus sp. OA3:
GAAAGGCAGCCTCGATGGAAAAACGGTAGGGTTGGTAGGGTTCGGAGCTATTGCGAAGAAGCTGGCGGAATATCTCTCGGGGTTTCATTGCCGTATCCTGGCGTATGACATTTGTTTTGACAGGGAGGCGGCAGGGAAGCTGGGCGTCGAGCAGGCGACGATCGAGGAGATTGCAGCAGAATCAGACTTTGTCAGTCTGCACACGCCGAAAACGCCCGAGACCGTCGGGATGTGGAATAAACGTCTGTTAGCAATGATGAAGCCGACCGCCTTTCTGATCAATACCAGCCGCGGAGATATCGTAATGGCACAGCTGCCATTGTCAGAATTCCGTGGAATGATCCGGTGCTGGCAAAACCGGTACTGGAGATGGGTGCGGACGGCATCATTTTTCCGTATGTCCGTTCCGCGGAAGATGTGCAGCGGGCGATGGAAAGCTGTATTTATCCGCCCTGCGGATGCCGCGGATTCGGTCCGATCCGCGCCAACCGGTACGGCATGATGGGAAACCAGGAATATTTTGACAGCTATATCGAAGATACATTCCGGGTCGTTCAGATTGAGCATGTGGATGCCGTCAGCTGTATCGATGAGATCCTGAAGGTAAAATATTTAAGCGGAATTGTACTGGGTCCGAATGATCTTTCAGGTTCTCTCGGAGTTCTCGGACAGACAGACCATCCGGAGGTTGTGAAGTGCTTTGACACTGTGGCGAAAGCGGCGAAGAAAGCAGGCGTTCCCTTTGGCGTATCCACCGGATACAATGTCGGTTCCGGCGGAGGAAACCTGAAACAGTGGGTTGACCGGGGGGCTGATTATATCTTCGTGGGCTCTGATGTCTCCTATGCGATGTCGGGAGCTGCCGCTGCATACAGTGAAGTCAGTGCTCTTGTGAGATAAGTGAGGAGTTTGCATATGAAAATTGTAATTCTTGATGGATATACAGAAAATCCCGGTGACCTGTCCTGGGAGGGATTTGATGCCCTTGGGGAGCTGAGAGTGTATGACCGCACGCCATCGGGGCTGGAGGCGGAGCGAATCGGTGATGCCCAGATTATTTATACGAATAAAACACCCGTCACCCGGGAGACGATTGATGCCTGCCCGGGTATCAGATATATCGGCGTCCTGGCAACAGGTTATAATGTGGTCGATTATGAGTATGCCAGAGAAAAGGGCATACCGGTAACGAACATTCCGACATATGGCACAGATGCGGTGGGACAGTTTGCCATCTCGATGCTGCTGGAGATATGCCATCATATCGGACACCACAGCCAGGCGGTACGGGAAGGTAGATGGGAGGATTGCCCGGATTTCTGTTTCTGGGATTATCCGCTGATCGAGCTGGCGGGGAAGACCATGGGCATCATTGGTTTTGGGCGGATCGGACAAGTGACAGGGCGGATCGCCAGGGCGCTGGGAATGAAGGTTCTGGCTTATGACAGTTTTGAGAACGAGGCAGGCCGGAAGATCGGAACGTATGTAGGATTCAATACGCTCCTGGAGTCTTCTGATGTGATATCGTTTCACTGTCCGCTGTTCCCTGAGACGAGAGAAATCATCAACAGAGATACGATTGCCCGGATGAAAAATGGTGTGATCATCCTGAATAACAGCCGCGGTCCGCTGATCGCTGAACAGGACCTGGCAGATGCACTGAACAGTGGGAAGGTATATGCGGCAGGTCTGGATGTTGTAAGCACAGAGCCAATACGAGGAGATAATCCGCTTCTGAAGGCAAGGAACTGTCTGATCACCCCGCATATTTCCTGGGCACCGAGAGAGCCGTCAGAGGCTGATGGACATCGCGGCTGGTAATCTGGCTCAGTTTCTGAAGGGGACCCCTGTTAATGTAGTAAATTGACAGGAGCACAAAGATGCAAAAGATTACATTGTGTAAGAAAGGAAAGACAGATGCCAAAAAAAGATATAGAAGTGCTGCGCGGTTTGGCTGAGGAACTGGCGGAGCTTTCCGCACTTCCGGTTCAACAGGAGAAGAAACAACAGTGGTATCACCTGAATGCCCGTAAGGTGGATAAGCCCATGTTTTTGCTGGGTGAATTCCCCTGGAATGAAATGAACATCGACGATGAACTGACATTGCGCTGTGAGGAGCCCTTCTATCAGGACATGGAGACAACCCTGAGAAGACTCCTGTACAGAAATAAGCATATTCAGGACGACTGGGTGTATGAACCGTTCCTCTATATTCCAAAGGTGATCCACGGGTTTCACTACGGCCTGGAGGTCGATTAAAAGATATTTCGACTGTCTGCTATCAGCCGGGGCGTCTGACAGAGTGGTCTGCCATTATGAGAAAAGTGATCGGATGATATGCTCATCTGTGTTTTGCATGAATCCCCGCAACTGTGACTATCACAGCCGCGGGGTATTTGTTTTGGTTTTTAATTGCGTGACAACTTAAGATAAGATATAATCTTAAAGTATATGCAAATACAGAGGTGACAGAAAAATGGTAAAAATTTTAGTGGTTGAGGATGACCTGGCATTGAGTGCAGGGCTTTGCTTTGAATTAGATTCGAACGGTTATATGACGGCGGCTGCCTACAATTGCCGCAAGGCGCGCCTGCTGCTTGGCAGTGAACACTTTGATCTGGCAGTTCTGGATGTGAACCTTCCCGACGGCAATGGCTTTGAGCTTTGCAGGGAAATTAAGTCAGAGCTGCCGGATATGCAGGTGATCTTTCTCACGGCAAATGATCTGGAACGGGATGTTTTAAACGGGTTTGACATGGGTGCGGATGACTATATCACCAAACCATTCAATATCCAGATTTTAAAACGAAGAGTAGAAGTCGCGCTCAGACGGAGCCAAACGGCTGGAAAGAGCTCCTGTAACCGGTATGATGATGGATACCTGCAGTTGGATTATGACTCCCTGGCGGCTGTCCGGAACGGTGATAAGCTGTCGATCACACCGAATGAATATAAGCTGCTGCGTGTGCTGACTGCCAGTTCCGGAAACATTGTGACGCGTCAGGTTCTGCTGGAGAAGCTGTGGGACTGCGAAGGCAATTACATCGATGATCATACGCTCACTGTGACGATCAACAGGCTGCGTGCGAAAATAGAAGATGAAGCACATACCTATATCAAAACCGTGCGGGGAATGGGGTATATCTGGATGGGAGGAAAATGATGAGAACACGCAGAAGAAGTATGCCCGTCAAAACACTTCTTACCATCATCAGCCTGATGCTCTGCTTATGGGGGATCATGTGGAATTACCTTCCCGCTGAAGGTGCACGGTATTTTATACCTGCATCCGGTGCCGCTGTTTTGATTCTTGCCGCTTTGTGGAACTGGGATCAGAAGAGGCAAATGTCTGATTTTGCAAATGACATCTGCGAGACGCTTGATGCACTGATGGATGAACGTGAGCCGGAGAATTATCAGCCGTATGAAGATTCAGCGGTCTCTAAGGTGCAGGGCAAACTGTTGCAGTACTATGAAAAGATGAAAGACGGCCGGCTTCAGAGCGTGCAGGATAAACAGACGATTCAGGAACTGGTCAGTGACATCTCGCATCAGGTGAAAACGCCCATTGCCAGTATCAGGATGTTTACCGGCATTCTGCAGCAGCACCGGCTGACAGACGAAAAACGGATGGAATTTCTGGGTATGATGGAGGGGCAGATCAATAAGCTGGAGTTTCTGATGCAGTCGCTGATTAAAATGTCCCGTCTGGAGACAGGGACATTTGTGCTGCATATGGAAGAGAAGAACCTGTACACCACAATTGCGGAAGCCGTCGGCGCAGTCTGGGCAAAGGCTGAGCGAAAAAACATTCAGATTGACGTGGAATGTGACAGCTGTGTACTTGTGAGACATGATGAAAAATGGACTGCCGAAGCCCTGGGAAATATTCTCGATAATGCGGTGAAGTATACCCCGCGGGGCGGGGATATCCATGTGACGGTCCGCCCTTGGCAGTTTTACACCCGTGTGGACATTACGGATACCGGAATGGGCATTTCAAAAGAACACTATCATGACGTATTTCAGCGTTTTTACAGAGCGCAGGAGGCCGCGCCGCAGGAGGGTGTCGGCCTGGGATTGTACCTTGCCCGTGGTATTATTACCCGGCAGAAGGGTTACATCAGCGTAACATCCTGTATCGGCAGAGGCAGCACATTTTCTGTTTATCTGCCGAGTTGAGGAGAAGACATCTATGGATATCGTAACAACAGATCATTTAAAGAAATATTTTGGAAAAAGGACACATCAGGTGAAGGCTTTGGATGATGTCAGCCTTGGCATTGAAAAAGGCAGATTTACGGCAATCGTAGGAGCATCCGGGTCAGGTAAGACCACGCTGCTTCATCTGATTGGAGGCCTGTATAAACCAACAGGGGGAACGGTCAGCGTCGACGGGGTGAATCTGGCAGATCTGACGGAAGAACAGCTTACGGTGTTCCGGCGCAGGAAGGTCGGGTTTATCTTTCAGGGATATAACCTGGTGCCTGATCTGACGATACGGGAAAATATCCTGTTCCCGCTGGCGCTGGACGATTCCAGACCAGATGAGTGTTTTTTTGCCGATATTGCAGAAATGTTAGGGCTAGAGGAAAAGCTCAGTGCGTATCCCTACATGCTCTCGGGGGGAGAACAGCAATGTGCGGCGATTGCCCGTGCCCTGATTACGAAACCTGTCATCGTTCTGGCAGATGAGCCGACCGGAAACCTGGATGCCAGATCAAGTCAAAATGTTGCCGGGCTTTTGAAAATGACAAGTGCGGTTTTTCACCAGACGCTGATTATGATCACGCATGACCTGGAACTTGCACAGCTTGCAGATCGTGTGGTACGCCTGCAGGATGGCCGGATAATGGAATCGTAATATTTTTTGCGCCCCGCCCGATAACAGCGGGGCGTTTTCTTTCTGAAAAAGATTGTATGGTACAAAAATGTACCTTTACGGTACCTTTACTGTAACACAGAGGTGATATGCTGATATCAGATAGAAAACAAGGGAGGAACCACGCATGAAAGATATGCTGAATACACTTGTGAAGCGCAGCTTTGCAGCCAGTAAGGTGCGCAATCTGATCGCCGTTCTGGCTATTGCTCTCACAGGTATTTTATTTACATCCGTCACTACGATCGCCATGGGAACCATGGAATCCATGACACTTACGATGCAGCTGCAAAAAGGGAGTAAGTCTGACGGAGATTTCCGAAATATGACTGCCGGACAGTTTGAGTCCCTGAAACAGGCGGACTTTATCAGGCAGGCAGGTCAGCGGATGCCGGTCGGATTCCTGACCAACACGAACCGTCATAACATCGAGTTTGATGTGCTGGATGAGGTGCAGGCAGAGCTGACGTTCTGCAATCCCAGTCACGGCATAATGCCGGATGCGCCAAATGAGATTGTCGCCTCCGACCGTGCGCTGCGCGAATTGGGGGCAGAGCCGGAGATCGGAGCACAGGTCACGATCGAATTTACTGTTCACGGACAGGAGTACCGTCTGCCGATGGTCGTGTCGGGATGGTATGAGGCAGCTAATGATCAGACGAGTATGATGGCTGCAGGCACTGCTTTTTGCAGAGAATATCCGGACATATTTCAATATACCTATGACAGTGACCGCGAAATCGCAGGAACTTACTGGTCGGATTTTGTGGCGGACAGCACCGTGGGACTGCAGGAAAAGATGGATGAGTTTTCCCGGAGCGTTGGCGGTGATCCGGATGATTTGCAGTCGGATCATTATCTTCCCGGCATCATCAATACGATGACGAATCCGGCACCGGATCCTAAAATGATGGCGGCCGGTGCAGCATTTGTGGTATTGTTCATACTCTGCGGATATCTGCTGATCTATAACGTGTTTGACATTGCGGTCATGCGTGAAATCCGACGCTATGGTCTTTACCGTACCATCGGCATGAGCAGAGGCCAGGTCAAAAAACTTATCAACCGGCAGGCACTCCTGCTTTCCTGTCTGGGGGTTCCCGCCGGACTGATCGGCGGGTTCTTTATTGGCCGTGCGGCCCTGCCTGTCGTTATGTCTACATTATCTGTCGAATACCGCAACATTGCAGTGGATGTTTCACCTTCCCCTGTTATATTCCTGGGAGCGGCGGCGCTCACATTTTTTACCGTTTATCTCAGCACCCGCAAACCAGTCAGAGTTGCCGCAAATACACCTCCACTCGAGGCATTCCGCTACGTGGAGAGCAGTACAGGAAAAAAGAAAGTAAAGAGGAGCAGTATCAGCGCCAGTCTGCCGCGGCTGGCGTGGTCGAATCTCGGACGCAGCAGACGGCGCAGTGTTTTTATTATCGTATCTCTGATGCTGTGTGTCGTGCTGCTCAACTGTGTCGGTACAGCAGCGAGCAGTCTGGATATCGAAAAGCAGGTGGCTTATATGATTCGCACGGACTTTGCCGTGGTCAATACCGCCACCAGTGATGGCATGAAAGGTTTTACAAACCGGGAGCAGGCACTAAAACAGAAGACCATGAAGGATATTGCAGCCCGGCCCGGGGTAACAGAAGGAAATCCTGTCTACAAAAATACGCTCGAAGACACAGATGTCACTTATGATTTCGGTATTTCTTTCGCAAATTTCAGTACCGATACTGAGACGGGGCTGAACAGGGGGATCACCGAAGATGGTTTCTGGTTCGGTCTTGGAGATGACGGCAAACCCATCTGCAACGTATATGGTATGGAGGAAGCGTCGATTGCCCGTATGGATATTCAGGAAGGCGAAACGGATGTCCGGGTCCTCTATGAAAAAATGAAACATGGAGAAGGGGTTCTGCTGGGTATTCAGGCAGACCGGCAGACGATGAAGATAGATGAAACATTTGATTTCCTGAATATCGGCGATGAGATCAAAGTATATAAAAATGGTCAGCCGGTGATGAACCTTCCGGTGCTGGCAAAAGCGGCAACGAACGGCGATGATGAAGAGATCGGCTTTACCGTGGGAGGTTCCATGAAAGTGGGCGGAGATGGCGTCTACCTTTATCTTCCGGCTAGTGTTTACCGCGAGCTGTACGACCAGCCGTCAGTATATAAATACTCTTTTAATGCAGAGCCGAATCAGAGAGAGGATGTGACAGCTTTTCTGAATGATTACATGGAGAACGTGGATAACAGTATCACGTTCCTGTCTGCTGATTCAGCGCGTGCAAATGCTGAGGGGACACGGGATATGATCAACTTCGTGGGAGGCCTGGTTGGCATCATCTTTGGAATTGCAGGGGTGTTGAACCTTATGAATACACTGATTACAACGGTACTTACCCGCCGTCATGAATTTGCAACCATGCAGAGCATCGGAATGACGAGTCGGCAGCTCAGAAAAATGATGATGTTTGAGGGAGTTTATTATGCGCTGGGCGCCTGCAGTCTGGGTGTAATCGCTTCAGTAATTTTAAACCTGACGCTGGTGCGCAGTATCACAGGAGGAATCTGGTATTTTACCTTCCGTTTTACATTGCTGCCCGCAATGCTGACTTCTGGCGTGTTGCTGATAGTATCAGTAATCGTCCCGGTTCTGGCACTGAAGGTATTTAACAGAGGAAGTATTGTAGAACAGCTGCGTGTGACAGATTAAATCAGATAGATGGAGGATCATTTTATGGAATGTATTTTAAAGACAACCGGTTTAAAAAAGTATTACGGAACAGGCGATACGATGGTCAGGGCGCTGGACGGTGTAGATCTGGAAATCGAGAGAGGAAAATTCACTGCGGTCATCGGGACCTCAGGAAGCGGAAAGTCCACACTTCTGAATATGCTGGGCGGGCTGGATATCCCCACAGCGGGAAGTGTTAAGATAGGGACAACAGAACTGTCAAAATTAGACGGCGAACAGGCTACAGTCTTTCGGCGAAAACAGATTGGATTTGTTTTTCAGAACTTTAATCTTGTACCTGTGCTTAGTGTATGGGAAAATATTGTATTTCCGATCTCGATGGACGGGCAGAAGCCGGATAAAAAATTCATTATGAAGGTAGTACAGCTGCTGGGGCTTGAGCGTAAGCTTGACAGCCTGCCGAACAATCTGTCCGGCGGTCAGCAGCAACGTGTGGCGATTGCCCGTGCATTGGCTTCCAAACCGTCGATCATTCTGGCGGATGAGCCGACAGGCAATCTTGATACCAGGACCAGCGACGACGTGATCGGGCTCCTGAAAATGACGAGCAGGGAATTTCATCAGACCATTGTCATGATCACACACAATCCAGAGATCGCACAGATGGCAGACCGGGTCGTGAGGATTGAGGACGGGAAGATCGTGAATGAAAATCATGTTATCTGATCTGTCACTGAATAACATACACTGGGAAAAGTTTTAACGTTCAGGACAGGCAGGGCAACAAAATGAAGCTTTTCAGACTGCAAATGCAATGATATAATATGCATATACCAAAGGAAGGAGAATGCATATGTCACTGACAAAAGAAGATCTGCAGGCGATCGCACAGATTGTTGATTCGGCGCTGGAGGAAAAATTAGACGAAAAACTGGACGTGAAGCTGGATGAGAAACTTGAGAGACTGGAAGCAAAGTTTGACGGGAGATTTGAGGAGCTGGAAGCAAAGTTTGACGGGAGATTTGAGGAGCTGGAAGCAAAGTTTGATGAGAAACTTGAGAAGCTTGAGACAAATTTTGACGCAAAACTGGACCCGATCAATTACCGGCTGGATGGTATTGAGAGCAGGATGAGCCGGATGGAACTGAAGCTGGAGAATGAAATCTGCAGAAATGTTAAGATTATCGCGGAGGGGCACCTGGACCTGTGCCGAAATCTGAATGAGACGATCCGGATCTCAAATGACATCAGGGCAACTGAGGAACTGCAGAATATCAGGCTGAATGTACTGGAACATGAAGTGAGAATGTTGAGGTGCCGGGTAGCCTGAACAGTATGATTGCAATGCAGGGGGTGTATCATGGGTTACAGTGAGTAACAGAAAGTCCGATTTCCTCAGAGGGAGAATCCCCGTAACCGGAAATCGGACTTTCTGTAATTCAGGCTCATTTGACAGGTACGGTTATTTTTGTTTCAGCCGCTTGAAACAAATCAGGAAAAACACGATGCCGTATACTGTCGTGATCGGTGTGGCGAGGCCAACCAGCATCAGAGATGCGCCCGGAAGCCGGGACATCAGAATGGACACCGGGATACGGATACAGAATGCGGAAGTGATTCCCTGCAGCATAACGGGAATGCTTTTGCCGCAGCCGTTAAAATATCCGATGCTGCTGAACAGTATACATGTGAGAATACAGTCTGCCGAAAAGCCCCTCAGGTAGCTGGCACTCTGTGCGATCACCGCCTGGTCGGACGTGAAAACTGTGGACAGCCCGGCACCGCCGAAGAAACCGGCTATAAACATCACGATTCCAACCGCTATCCCCGAAAGCATGGCAGTATAGAATCCCTTTTTCGCGCGGTCCATCTTTCCGGCGCCCACATTTTGTGCGACAAAGGCGGAGACACTCTGCATGACAGAAGAAGGAACCAGCATGATAAAAGTTACGATTTTCTGTGCAACTCCATATCCGGCAGAAGGCTGCAGTCCCATACCATTGATGATGGAATTGATGACCAGAAAGGAAATCTGTACCATGGTTTCCTGAAGAGCGATGGGAACCCCTATTTTCAGGATCAGCCGCAGTTCCCTTGAGATTATCCTGCACTGTCTGAAGGAAAACGAGATGGGAAGATCCTGACGTCTCAGTACGATCAGGGAAGCCGCCACGGACACTCCCTGGGCGGCGATTGTGGCCAGCGCAGCACCTGCCACGTCCATCTTGAAAACTCCGACAAGCAACAGGTCTCCAATAATATTAACGATGCATGCGATACCGACGAACAGGAAAGGAAGATTGGCATTCCCGACACCGCGAAGGATACTGCTGATGACATTATAGGCGATAATGATCAGAATACCGCCGGAGCAGATACGGATATAGGTGACGGCTTTGTCAAACGATTCCGCCGGTACCTGCAGGAGGTGTGCAATGTTCCCTGCGAATACTTCCAGCAGTATAGTTGCTATAATACCGATGACCACAAACAGTACAATGGAGGTACCGACCGTATTACCGGCTTCTTCTGGTTTTTTTTCGCCGATATGCTGACCGATCACTACCGTTGCACCCATGGCAAGACTGGTTATAATGAAAGTTACCATCTGCATGAATGCACTTCCGGTTCCGACTGCAGATATGCTGCTCGCATCGCCAAACTGGCCTACTACCAGCAAATCTACCGCGCCGTATGCTGCCTGAAGCACCAGTGCACCCAACACAGGCAGAGCAAACCGTACAATAGCCTGAAAAACGGAACCTTCCGTAAATGTAATTTCACTGTTCTTTTCTTTTGTCATCCTACCCTCCCCATGATTCACTGCATATCCTAATTGACGCATAACGTAA
This window encodes:
- a CDS encoding aldolase/citrate lyase family protein; translation: MPWNDPVLAKPVLEMGADGIIFPYVRSAEDVQRAMESCIYPPCGCRGFGPIRANRYGMMGNQEYFDSYIEDTFRVVQIEHVDAVSCIDEILKVKYLSGIVLGPNDLSGSLGVLGQTDHPEVVKCFDTVAKAAKKAGVPFGVSTGYNVGSGGGNLKQWVDRGADYIFVGSDVSYAMSGAAAAYSEVSALVR
- a CDS encoding MATE family efflux transporter, with protein sequence MTKEKNSEITFTEGSVFQAIVRFALPVLGALVLQAAYGAVDLLVVGQFGDASSISAVGTGSAFMQMVTFIITSLAMGATVVIGQHIGEKKPEEAGNTVGTSIVLFVVIGIIATILLEVFAGNIAHLLQVPAESFDKAVTYIRICSGGILIIIAYNVISSILRGVGNANLPFLFVGIACIVNIIGDLLLVGVFKMDVAGAALATIAAQGVSVAASLIVLRRQDLPISFSFRQCRIISRELRLILKIGVPIALQETMVQISFLVINSIINGMGLQPSAGYGVAQKIVTFIMLVPSSVMQSVSAFVAQNVGAGKMDRAKKGFYTAMLSGIAVGIVMFIAGFFGGAGLSTVFTSDQAVIAQSASYLRGFSADCILTCILFSSIGYFNGCGKSIPVMLQGITSAFCIRIPVSILMSRLPGASLMLVGLATPITTVYGIVFFLICFKRLKQK
- a CDS encoding ABC transporter permease; its protein translation is MKDMLNTLVKRSFAASKVRNLIAVLAIALTGILFTSVTTIAMGTMESMTLTMQLQKGSKSDGDFRNMTAGQFESLKQADFIRQAGQRMPVGFLTNTNRHNIEFDVLDEVQAELTFCNPSHGIMPDAPNEIVASDRALRELGAEPEIGAQVTIEFTVHGQEYRLPMVVSGWYEAANDQTSMMAAGTAFCREYPDIFQYTYDSDREIAGTYWSDFVADSTVGLQEKMDEFSRSVGGDPDDLQSDHYLPGIINTMTNPAPDPKMMAAGAAFVVLFILCGYLLIYNVFDIAVMREIRRYGLYRTIGMSRGQVKKLINRQALLLSCLGVPAGLIGGFFIGRAALPVVMSTLSVEYRNIAVDVSPSPVIFLGAAALTFFTVYLSTRKPVRVAANTPPLEAFRYVESSTGKKKVKRSSISASLPRLAWSNLGRSRRRSVFIIVSLMLCVVLLNCVGTAASSLDIEKQVAYMIRTDFAVVNTATSDGMKGFTNREQALKQKTMKDIAARPGVTEGNPVYKNTLEDTDVTYDFGISFANFSTDTETGLNRGITEDGFWFGLGDDGKPICNVYGMEEASIARMDIQEGETDVRVLYEKMKHGEGVLLGIQADRQTMKIDETFDFLNIGDEIKVYKNGQPVMNLPVLAKAATNGDDEEIGFTVGGSMKVGGDGVYLYLPASVYRELYDQPSVYKYSFNAEPNQREDVTAFLNDYMENVDNSITFLSADSARANAEGTRDMINFVGGLVGIIFGIAGVLNLMNTLITTVLTRRHEFATMQSIGMTSRQLRKMMMFEGVYYALGACSLGVIASVILNLTLVRSITGGIWYFTFRFTLLPAMLTSGVLLIVSVIVPVLALKVFNRGSIVEQLRVTD
- a CDS encoding ABC transporter ATP-binding protein; the encoded protein is MDIVTTDHLKKYFGKRTHQVKALDDVSLGIEKGRFTAIVGASGSGKTTLLHLIGGLYKPTGGTVSVDGVNLADLTEEQLTVFRRRKVGFIFQGYNLVPDLTIRENILFPLALDDSRPDECFFADIAEMLGLEEKLSAYPYMLSGGEQQCAAIARALITKPVIVLADEPTGNLDARSSQNVAGLLKMTSAVFHQTLIMITHDLELAQLADRVVRLQDGRIMES
- a CDS encoding HAMP domain-containing sensor histidine kinase, with protein sequence MMRTRRRSMPVKTLLTIISLMLCLWGIMWNYLPAEGARYFIPASGAAVLILAALWNWDQKRQMSDFANDICETLDALMDEREPENYQPYEDSAVSKVQGKLLQYYEKMKDGRLQSVQDKQTIQELVSDISHQVKTPIASIRMFTGILQQHRLTDEKRMEFLGMMEGQINKLEFLMQSLIKMSRLETGTFVLHMEEKNLYTTIAEAVGAVWAKAERKNIQIDVECDSCVLVRHDEKWTAEALGNILDNAVKYTPRGGDIHVTVRPWQFYTRVDITDTGMGISKEHYHDVFQRFYRAQEAAPQEGVGLGLYLARGIITRQKGYISVTSCIGRGSTFSVYLPS
- a CDS encoding ABC transporter ATP-binding protein, which translates into the protein MECILKTTGLKKYYGTGDTMVRALDGVDLEIERGKFTAVIGTSGSGKSTLLNMLGGLDIPTAGSVKIGTTELSKLDGEQATVFRRKQIGFVFQNFNLVPVLSVWENIVFPISMDGQKPDKKFIMKVVQLLGLERKLDSLPNNLSGGQQQRVAIARALASKPSIILADEPTGNLDTRTSDDVIGLLKMTSREFHQTIVMITHNPEIAQMADRVVRIEDGKIVNENHVI
- a CDS encoding response regulator transcription factor; this encodes MVKILVVEDDLALSAGLCFELDSNGYMTAAAYNCRKARLLLGSEHFDLAVLDVNLPDGNGFELCREIKSELPDMQVIFLTANDLERDVLNGFDMGADDYITKPFNIQILKRRVEVALRRSQTAGKSSCNRYDDGYLQLDYDSLAAVRNGDKLSITPNEYKLLRVLTASSGNIVTRQVLLEKLWDCEGNYIDDHTLTVTINRLRAKIEDEAHTYIKTVRGMGYIWMGGK